From a single Sphingobium sp. genomic region:
- the yacG gene encoding DNA gyrase inhibitor YacG: MSMSNPKASACPLCGHPEDAQHKPFCSKGCKDRDLLNWLGEGYRMKGPPADPDLPEDWPENWDGDR; this comes from the coding sequence ATGTCCATGTCCAATCCTAAAGCCTCCGCCTGTCCGCTCTGCGGCCACCCAGAAGACGCACAGCATAAGCCATTTTGCAGCAAGGGCTGTAAGGATCGTGACCTTCTGAACTGGCTGGGCGAAGGCTATCGGATGAAAGGCCCGCCCGCCGACCCGGACCTGCCTGAAGACTGGCCGGAAAATTGGGATGGCGACAGGTGA
- a CDS encoding ribonuclease E/G: MNRTLLWDAAPGEMRAGVVENGKLVEFRIYRSCWHAGATGSHFTARVIGRTSNGKPLVDIGGTIEAQLEQAPKLPEGALLAVELVRMPIAEPGRWKLAIVRPAPDIDMQSAAGPIATDSAMRHFLLPLVEGADRILCGDALAARDLAGLLGDRGPPIAIDSAALDEADFEGLADQAVRGEFPVEGGLLSVERTRAMTLIDIDGGGDPLALNLAAAQQIPRLLRLLDIGGQVGIDFLALPDRAARQRVDTALADACAVLGPHERTATNGFGFAQIVRPRSRPSIPEILCAITPGRLSVESRAVALLRQAARSVGAGTRRIVAPPATIDVLRAWPDAVGDAATLLGYPIELVSDSSVAGYGHVHVQS; the protein is encoded by the coding sequence ATGAACCGCACCCTGTTATGGGATGCTGCACCCGGCGAAATGCGCGCAGGGGTTGTTGAAAACGGAAAGCTTGTTGAATTCCGGATCTATCGTTCCTGTTGGCATGCGGGTGCCACGGGAAGCCATTTCACCGCCCGCGTCATCGGTCGCACGTCCAATGGAAAGCCGCTGGTCGATATAGGCGGCACGATTGAGGCGCAGCTTGAACAAGCGCCAAAGCTGCCCGAAGGCGCGCTGCTGGCCGTAGAACTGGTGCGGATGCCGATTGCCGAACCGGGGCGTTGGAAACTCGCTATTGTCCGTCCCGCCCCCGATATTGATATGCAGTCTGCAGCGGGTCCGATTGCGACGGACAGCGCAATGCGACATTTTCTATTGCCTTTGGTGGAGGGAGCCGACCGCATATTGTGCGGCGATGCGCTTGCGGCGCGTGATCTGGCAGGGCTGCTGGGAGACAGGGGGCCGCCGATCGCAATCGACAGTGCCGCGTTGGACGAAGCCGATTTTGAAGGACTTGCCGATCAGGCTGTGCGCGGCGAATTTCCCGTTGAAGGGGGGCTGTTGTCGGTAGAGCGCACCCGCGCCATGACCCTGATCGATATTGACGGCGGCGGTGATCCGTTGGCGCTCAATTTGGCGGCAGCACAGCAGATACCCCGCCTTTTGCGCCTGCTTGATATTGGCGGGCAGGTGGGCATCGATTTCCTTGCGCTGCCCGACCGTGCCGCGCGGCAGCGGGTCGATACCGCATTGGCAGACGCCTGTGCCGTGCTTGGCCCGCATGAGCGCACAGCGACCAATGGTTTCGGTTTTGCGCAGATCGTGCGCCCGCGCAGCCGGCCATCAATCCCCGAAATATTATGCGCGATAACGCCCGGTCGACTCTCGGTTGAAAGCCGGGCGGTTGCCTTGTTGCGGCAGGCCGCCCGTTCCGTTGGCGCAGGAACCCGGCGGATCGTTGCACCCCCGGCGACTATCGATGTCCTGCGGGCTTGGCCTGACGCTGTGGGAGATGCGGCAACGTTGCTCGGTTATCCCATCGAACTGGTTTCCGATTCATCTGTTGCAGGCTATGGGCATGTCCATGTCCAATCCTAA
- a CDS encoding nucleoside triphosphate pyrophosphatase: MRLALASSSPRRRDLLARIGVTPARIASPDIDETPLKGEIPRVYALRLAEQKARAVAREADEIVLAGDTTVAVGRRILQQASDAAMQRQFLELLSGRRHHVLSAVCVIDTHGQVRTRISDTIVRFKRLSEAEIASYIESGEGIGKAGGYAIQGRAEALVDWMAGSHSGVIGLPLYETRALLRAAGYPVE; encoded by the coding sequence TTGCGGCTAGCCCTTGCCTCTTCATCCCCGCGCCGCCGCGATTTGCTCGCCCGGATTGGTGTTACGCCAGCCAGGATTGCATCCCCCGATATCGACGAAACGCCGCTAAAGGGTGAAATTCCGCGCGTCTATGCGCTGCGCCTTGCTGAACAAAAGGCGCGCGCGGTTGCCCGTGAGGCGGACGAGATCGTGCTGGCAGGCGACACCACGGTCGCCGTTGGACGGCGCATCCTTCAACAGGCGAGTGATGCAGCAATGCAGCGGCAGTTCCTTGAACTGCTGAGCGGGCGGCGGCACCATGTGTTGAGCGCGGTGTGCGTGATCGATACCCACGGCCAGGTTCGCACGCGGATCAGTGATACCATCGTCCGTTTCAAGCGGCTTAGCGAGGCGGAAATCGCATCCTATATTGAAAGCGGCGAGGGGATTGGCAAGGCTGGCGGCTATGCAATCCAGGGTCGCGCCGAGGCGCTGGTGGACTGGATGGCGGGAAGCCATTCTGGCGTTATCGGCCTTCCGCTTTATGAAACCCGCGCATTATTGCGTGCGGCCGGCTATCCGGTCGAATGA